One window from the genome of Spirosoma rhododendri encodes:
- a CDS encoding amino acid permease, with protein sequence MRIKSLDLLRQEAAQSGENSLKRSLGAFNLVAIGIGVIIGAGLFSLTGIAAANHAGPAVTLSFVIAAIGCAFSALCYAEFAAMVPVSGSAYTYAYATLGELFAWIIGWDLVLEYSVGAATVAISWSQYLNRFLSNYGLHLPPQLMLSPFETATAANGDVVSGFVNLPAVLIVVAITAIIIRGTSGSALFNAIVVALKVLVVLVFIALGWQYIDPANYQPYIPANTGTFGEFGWSGVLRGAGVVFFVFIGFDIVATMAQEAKKPQRDMPIGILGSLIVCTILFVLFGYVMTGMANYTEFKNSAAPVAIAIEKTPYRWLGQLIIGAILIGYTSVILVDLLGQSRVFFSMSRDGLLPAAFSEVHPRFRTPWKSNLLLCAFIGLFAGFVPINVVGEMTSIGTLLAFVMVCLGVLILRRKQPDAPRSFRTPWVPVVPILGILTCLVMMVSLPGETWLRLIIWLAIGLAIYYTYGRKKSKLGNV encoded by the coding sequence ATGCGTATTAAATCCCTGGACTTGCTTCGGCAGGAAGCCGCGCAGAGTGGCGAGAACTCATTGAAACGGTCGTTAGGCGCGTTTAACCTTGTCGCCATCGGCATTGGCGTTATCATCGGCGCGGGCTTGTTTTCACTCACCGGCATCGCAGCCGCTAACCACGCCGGTCCTGCCGTTACGCTGTCGTTTGTCATAGCCGCTATCGGCTGCGCGTTCAGTGCCCTTTGCTACGCCGAATTTGCGGCAATGGTCCCCGTGTCGGGCAGCGCGTACACGTATGCGTATGCCACGCTGGGCGAACTGTTTGCCTGGATCATCGGCTGGGACCTCGTGCTCGAATACTCCGTTGGGGCGGCAACGGTGGCCATTAGCTGGTCGCAGTACCTCAACCGGTTTCTGAGCAATTACGGCCTGCACCTGCCACCTCAACTGATGCTGTCGCCCTTCGAGACGGCAACGGCGGCTAATGGCGACGTAGTATCGGGTTTCGTCAACCTGCCCGCCGTGCTGATCGTTGTAGCCATTACGGCCATTATCATCCGGGGTACGTCGGGCTCGGCCCTGTTCAACGCCATCGTGGTGGCCCTGAAAGTGCTGGTCGTGCTTGTATTCATTGCGTTGGGCTGGCAATACATTGATCCAGCGAATTACCAACCCTACATTCCCGCCAACACCGGCACGTTTGGCGAATTCGGCTGGAGCGGGGTACTGCGTGGGGCGGGCGTCGTCTTTTTCGTCTTTATCGGCTTCGACATTGTGGCGACAATGGCGCAGGAAGCCAAAAAGCCCCAACGCGATATGCCCATCGGTATTCTGGGGTCGCTGATCGTTTGTACAATCCTGTTCGTGCTGTTCGGCTACGTCATGACGGGCATGGCCAATTACACCGAGTTTAAAAACAGCGCGGCCCCGGTCGCCATCGCCATCGAGAAAACGCCCTACCGCTGGCTGGGGCAACTCATTATCGGCGCTATCCTGATCGGCTACACGTCGGTAATTCTGGTCGATTTGCTGGGGCAGTCACGCGTATTTTTCTCAATGAGCCGCGACGGTCTGCTGCCCGCTGCCTTCTCCGAGGTTCACCCGCGCTTCCGCACGCCCTGGAAGTCGAACCTGTTGCTGTGCGCGTTTATCGGCCTGTTTGCGGGCTTCGTCCCGATTAACGTCGTTGGGGAAATGACCAGTATCGGTACGCTGCTTGCCTTCGTGATGGTTTGTCTCGGCGTACTGATTCTGCGCCGAAAGCAGCCCGACGCCCCCCGCTCGTTTCGCACACCCTGGGTGCCTGTCGTGCCAATCCTAGGCATTCTAACTTGCTTGGTGATGATGGTGTCGCTGCCCGGCGAAACCTGGCTGCGGCTTATCATCTGGCTGGCAATCGGTCTGGCTATTTACTACACCTACGGCCGGAAGAAAAGCAAGCTGGGTAACGTGTAG
- a CDS encoding glycoside hydrolase family 9 protein has translation MTRYLLLSISLLTTHIIYGQSDSIRLNQLGYYPNATKQIAVLSDSAKTFKIMTADRKQVVFSGKFKDGRKDSLSGKSVQIADFSAFTRPGKYVFALSKQTQSEPFAIKANVYRPLAIGSLKGFYYQRVSTPLPAEFAGEWARPAGHPDTQVQIHPSAASDKRPKGTIISSPGGWYDAGDYNKYIVNSGITVGTLLSVLEDFPTTAKALKTAIPETDNALPDLLDETLWNLRWMLTMQDPNDGGVYHKLTNAKFDGMIMPDKATSTRYVVQKSVTAALDFTAVMAQASRVLKPYEKQLPGLADSCLQAAKLAWQWAEANPNTLYDQDAMNKRFKPDVVTGAYGDKDASDERMWAATELYVTTKDDAYYKAVKLFPDDKTPLPSWAQVRTLAYYALVRNAASLTQLGKRDLPMVKRHLMELADRISNGTERQPYGTAMGQSASDFIWGSSAEAANQGIALLVAYKYTSGPNKKQYLRSALSNLDYLLGRNAIGYSFVTGFGTKTPLHPHHRPSIADGIDAPVPGLLSGGTNAKAAQQDKCAGYTSTAPDEVYLDADCSYASNEIAINWNAPLVYLTTALEALQEEQTTSSRKK, from the coding sequence ATGACCCGATACCTGCTCCTCTCTATTTCCCTACTCACCACACACATCATTTACGGCCAGTCCGACAGCATCCGATTAAATCAGCTTGGCTATTACCCCAATGCCACTAAACAAATCGCTGTCCTGAGCGACTCGGCCAAGACATTCAAAATCATGACGGCCGACCGTAAGCAGGTCGTTTTCTCCGGTAAATTCAAGGACGGCCGAAAAGACTCGTTGTCGGGGAAGTCAGTGCAGATCGCGGATTTCTCGGCTTTTACCCGCCCCGGTAAGTACGTGTTCGCGCTGAGCAAACAAACGCAGTCGGAGCCGTTCGCAATCAAAGCCAATGTGTACCGCCCGCTGGCGATTGGCAGTTTGAAAGGCTTCTACTACCAGCGTGTTTCAACGCCCCTGCCTGCTGAGTTTGCGGGCGAATGGGCGCGGCCCGCCGGTCACCCCGACACGCAGGTGCAGATTCACCCCTCGGCCGCGTCCGACAAGCGACCCAAAGGAACCATCATTTCGTCGCCGGGCGGCTGGTACGACGCGGGCGACTACAACAAATACATCGTCAATTCGGGCATTACCGTCGGGACGCTGCTGTCGGTGCTGGAAGATTTCCCGACGACCGCCAAAGCGCTGAAAACCGCCATTCCCGAAACCGACAACGCCCTGCCCGACCTGCTCGACGAAACGCTCTGGAACCTGCGCTGGATGCTGACCATGCAGGACCCCAACGACGGGGGCGTCTACCACAAGCTGACCAACGCCAAATTCGACGGGATGATTATGCCCGACAAAGCCACCTCGACGCGCTACGTGGTGCAGAAAAGCGTGACGGCCGCACTTGATTTTACGGCCGTTATGGCGCAGGCCAGCCGGGTGCTGAAACCGTACGAAAAGCAACTGCCCGGCCTGGCTGATTCATGCTTGCAGGCGGCTAAGCTGGCCTGGCAGTGGGCTGAAGCCAATCCCAACACGCTCTACGATCAGGATGCCATGAACAAGCGGTTCAAACCCGACGTCGTGACCGGTGCCTACGGCGATAAAGATGCCAGCGACGAACGCATGTGGGCGGCTACCGAACTGTACGTGACGACCAAAGACGATGCCTATTACAAAGCCGTCAAACTGTTTCCCGACGATAAAACCCCGCTGCCATCGTGGGCGCAGGTTCGCACGCTGGCCTATTACGCGCTGGTGCGGAATGCGGCTTCGCTGACGCAACTGGGCAAGCGCGATCTGCCGATGGTGAAACGGCACCTGATGGAACTCGCCGACCGGATCAGCAACGGTACCGAGCGGCAACCGTACGGCACGGCAATGGGGCAGTCGGCCAGTGACTTCATCTGGGGTAGCAGCGCCGAAGCGGCCAATCAGGGCATTGCGCTGCTGGTTGCCTACAAATACACCAGCGGCCCCAACAAAAAGCAGTACCTGCGCTCGGCCCTGAGCAACCTCGACTACCTGCTGGGTCGCAACGCCATTGGCTATTCGTTCGTAACGGGCTTCGGCACCAAAACACCGCTTCACCCCCACCACCGCCCATCCATCGCCGACGGTATCGACGCGCCCGTGCCGGGGCTGCTGTCGGGTGGTACCAACGCCAAAGCCGCGCAGCAGGACAAGTGCGCGGGCTACACCAGCACCGCCCCCGACGAAGTCTACCTCGACGCCGACTGTTCCTACGCGTCCAACGAAATCGCCATTAACTGGAACGCCCCACTCGTCTACCTGACGACGGCCCTCGAAGCCCTTCAGGAGGAACAAACGACAAGTAGTCGGAAGAAGTAA